A stretch of Brevundimonas naejangsanensis DNA encodes these proteins:
- the rplV gene encoding 50S ribosomal protein L22, whose product MAQTKNPRRVAMTEARAKLVNVRISPQKLNLVAASIRGLPVQKALNELEFSRKRIAGDVRKVLYSAISNAENNHNLDIDNLVVAEAFVGKNLVMKRFASRARGRSSRILKPFSEITIVVREAGEAA is encoded by the coding sequence ATGGCCCAGACCAAGAACCCCCGTCGCGTTGCGATGACCGAGGCCCGCGCCAAGCTGGTCAACGTCCGCATCAGCCCGCAGAAGCTGAACCTGGTCGCCGCCTCGATCCGCGGCCTGCCGGTGCAGAAGGCTCTCAACGAGCTGGAGTTCAGCCGCAAGCGCATCGCCGGTGACGTCCGCAAGGTCCTGTACTCGGCCATCTCGAACGCCGAGAACAACCACAACCTCGACATCGACAACCTGGTCGTCGCCGAGGCCTTCGTGGGCAAGAACCTGGTGATGAAGCGTTTCGCGAGCCGCGCTCGCGGTCGCTCCTCGCGCATCCTGAAACCCTTTAGCGAGATCACCATCGTGGTCCGCGAAGCCGGCGAGGCTGCCTGA
- the rpsC gene encoding 30S ribosomal protein S3 — protein sequence MGQKINPIGLRLGVNRTWDSRWFAGGADYAKLLHQDLKLRTWLKERLSAAGVSRIIIERPHKKCRVTIYAARPGVVIGKKGADIEKLRKDISARTEGEVHLNIVEVRKPETDAQLIAENIAQQLERRIAFRRAMKRSMQSAMRLGAKGVRINVSGRLGGAEIARMEWYREGRVPLHTLRADIDYGFYEAKTTYGIIGVKVWVFKGEVLEHDPMAQDKRWAQEASGPSSNEGRERGPRGDRGPRRGREG from the coding sequence ATGGGACAGAAAATCAATCCGATCGGTCTGCGCCTCGGCGTGAACCGCACGTGGGACAGCCGCTGGTTCGCCGGCGGCGCCGACTACGCCAAGCTGCTCCACCAGGACCTGAAGCTGCGCACGTGGCTGAAGGAACGCCTGTCGGCCGCCGGTGTGTCGCGCATCATCATCGAGCGTCCGCACAAGAAGTGCCGCGTGACGATCTACGCCGCCCGTCCGGGCGTCGTGATCGGCAAAAAGGGCGCTGACATCGAGAAGCTGCGCAAGGACATCTCGGCCCGCACCGAAGGCGAAGTTCACCTGAACATCGTCGAGGTCCGCAAGCCGGAAACCGACGCCCAGCTGATCGCCGAGAACATCGCTCAGCAGCTGGAGCGCCGTATCGCGTTCCGTCGCGCCATGAAGCGTTCGATGCAGTCGGCCATGCGCCTGGGCGCCAAGGGCGTCCGCATCAACGTCTCGGGCCGTCTGGGCGGCGCCGAAATCGCTCGTATGGAGTGGTACCGCGAAGGCCGCGTGCCGCTGCACACCCTGCGCGCCGACATCGACTACGGCTTCTATGAAGCCAAGACGACCTACGGCATCATTGGCGTGAAGGTCTGGGTGTTTAAGGGTGAAGTGCTCGAGCACGACCCGATGGCTCAGGACAAGCGCTGGGCCCAGGAAGCCTCGGGTCCGTCGTCCAACGAAGGCCGTGAGCGCGGCCCCCGCGGTGATCGCGGTCCGCGCCGTGGTCGTGAGGGCTGA
- the rplP gene encoding 50S ribosomal protein L16, whose product MLQPKKTKYRKAFKGRIHGSSKGGFLLNFGSYGLKAVEPERITARQIEAARRAITRQMKRQGRVWIRIFPDVPVSGKPAEVRMGKGKGAVDHWAARVAPGRIMFEIDGVPDDVAREALRLGAAKLPIRTKVVTRLDAGIVTEQAA is encoded by the coding sequence ATGTTGCAACCGAAAAAGACCAAGTACCGCAAGGCCTTCAAGGGCCGCATCCACGGCTCGTCCAAGGGTGGTTTCTTGCTGAACTTCGGCTCCTACGGTCTGAAGGCCGTTGAGCCGGAGCGCATCACGGCGCGTCAGATCGAAGCGGCTCGCCGCGCGATCACCCGTCAGATGAAGCGTCAGGGCCGCGTCTGGATCCGTATCTTCCCGGACGTGCCGGTCTCCGGCAAGCCGGCCGAAGTGCGGATGGGTAAGGGCAAGGGCGCGGTGGACCACTGGGCCGCTCGCGTGGCCCCGGGCCGCATCATGTTCGAAATCGACGGCGTGCCGGACGACGTGGCTCGTGAAGCGCTGCGCCTCGGCGCCGCCAAGCTGCCGATCCGCACCAAGGTGGTCACCCGCCTGGACGCCGGCATCGTTACGGAGCAAGCCGCCTAA
- the rpmC gene encoding 50S ribosomal protein L29 produces MTKIADLRSQTVDQLSDELLKLKKEQFNLRFQAATGQMEKTHRVSEVRKDIARISTLLREKRAAS; encoded by the coding sequence ATGACCAAGATCGCCGATCTCCGGTCGCAAACCGTCGACCAGCTGTCCGACGAGCTGCTGAAGCTCAAGAAGGAACAGTTCAACCTGCGCTTCCAGGCCGCCACCGGCCAGATGGAAAAGACCCACCGGGTCTCGGAAGTGCGCAAGGACATCGCCCGCATCTCGACGCTTCTGCGCGAGAAGCGTGCGGCCTCGTAA
- the rpsQ gene encoding 30S ribosomal protein S17 has translation MPKRILEGVVVSDKGDKTVVVKVERTLLHPLLRKTVRKSKNYHAHDEANALKVGDIARIIECAPKSKLKRWEVISPASAS, from the coding sequence ATGCCCAAACGCATTCTTGAAGGCGTGGTCGTCTCCGACAAGGGCGACAAGACCGTCGTCGTGAAGGTCGAGCGCACCCTGCTGCACCCGCTGCTTCGCAAGACGGTTCGTAAGTCCAAGAACTACCACGCCCACGATGAGGCCAACGCTCTCAAAGTCGGCGATATCGCGCGCATCATCGAATGCGCCCCCAAGTCCAAGCTGAAGCGCTGGGAAGTCATTTCCCCGGCCTCGGCTTCGTAA
- the rplN gene encoding 50S ribosomal protein L14 — MIQMQTNLEVADNSGARRVMCIKVLGGSKRRYASIGDTIVASVKEAIPRGRVKKGDVVRAIVVRTAKDIQRKDGSVIRFDKSAAVIVNKQNEPVGTRIFGPVPRELRAKNHMKIISLAPEVL, encoded by the coding sequence ATGATCCAGATGCAAACTAACCTGGAGGTCGCCGATAACTCGGGCGCTCGCCGGGTCATGTGCATCAAGGTGTTGGGCGGCTCCAAGCGCCGCTACGCCTCGATCGGCGACACCATCGTCGCCTCGGTGAAGGAAGCGATTCCGCGCGGCCGTGTGAAGAAGGGCGACGTCGTTCGCGCCATCGTCGTGCGCACCGCCAAGGACATCCAGCGCAAGGACGGCTCTGTCATCCGTTTCGACAAGTCGGCCGCCGTCATCGTCAACAAGCAGAACGAGCCGGTCGGCACCCGTATCTTCGGCCCGGTTCCGCGCGAACTGCGCGCCAAGAACCACATGAAGATCATCTCGCTGGCTCCGGAGGTCCTGTAA
- the rplX gene encoding 50S ribosomal protein L24: MAAKIKKGDNVVVLTGKDKGRTGQVLKVLPTENRVVVQGVNMVQRHTRPTQADPQGGIKHKEASLHLSNVAIVDANGKATRVGFKVEGDKKVRFAKSTGDVI; the protein is encoded by the coding sequence ATGGCCGCCAAGATCAAGAAGGGCGACAACGTCGTCGTCCTGACCGGCAAGGACAAGGGACGCACCGGCCAGGTGCTGAAGGTCCTCCCGACCGAAAACCGCGTCGTCGTGCAAGGCGTCAACATGGTCCAGCGCCACACGCGCCCGACCCAGGCTGACCCGCAAGGCGGCATCAAGCACAAGGAAGCCTCGCTTCACCTGTCGAACGTCGCCATCGTCGACGCCAACGGCAAGGCGACCCGCGTGGGCTTCAAGGTCGAGGGGGACAAGAAGGTCCGCTTCGCCAAGTCGACGGGAGACGTCATCTGA
- the rplE gene encoding 50S ribosomal protein L5 gives MADTKYTPRLKADYQARIRGVLKEKFGYTNEMQIPKLDKIVLNMGIGEAVADSKKANAALKDLTAIAGQKAVPTKARNSIAGFKLREGMVIGGKVTLRGAQMYEFLDRFITIALPRVKDFRGLKGTSFDGRGNYATGLKEHIVFPEINYDQIDQMWGMDIVVCTTAKTDEEAKALLTEFKFPFVN, from the coding sequence ATGGCCGACACCAAGTACACGCCGCGCCTCAAGGCCGACTATCAGGCCCGCATCCGCGGCGTCCTGAAGGAAAAGTTCGGCTACACGAACGAGATGCAGATCCCCAAGCTGGACAAGATCGTCCTGAACATGGGCATCGGCGAAGCCGTGGCTGACTCCAAGAAGGCCAACGCGGCCCTCAAGGACCTGACGGCCATCGCCGGTCAGAAGGCCGTCCCGACGAAGGCTCGTAACTCCATCGCCGGCTTCAAGCTGCGCGAAGGCATGGTCATCGGCGGCAAGGTTACGCTGCGCGGCGCCCAGATGTACGAGTTCCTGGACCGGTTCATCACGATCGCCCTGCCGCGCGTGAAGGACTTCCGGGGCCTTAAGGGCACTTCGTTCGACGGTCGCGGCAACTACGCCACGGGTCTGAAGGAGCACATCGTGTTCCCGGAGATCAACTACGACCAGATCGACCAGATGTGGGGCATGGACATCGTTGTCTGCACCACGGCCAAGACCGATGAGGAAGCCAAGGCTCTCCTCACCGAGTTCAAGTTCCCGTTCGTGAACTGA
- the rpsN gene encoding 30S ribosomal protein S14: MAKKSAVNRNEAVKALVAKYAAKRDALKAIANDESLPLEERFDARLKLAALPRNSAPSRIRNRCEVTGRPRAYYRKLKMSRVALRELGNMGQIPGLTKSSW; the protein is encoded by the coding sequence ATGGCTAAGAAAAGCGCCGTAAACCGCAACGAAGCCGTCAAGGCCCTGGTTGCGAAGTATGCCGCGAAGCGGGACGCCCTGAAGGCGATCGCCAACGACGAGAGCCTGCCGCTTGAGGAGCGCTTCGACGCGCGCCTGAAGCTGGCGGCCCTGCCGCGCAACTCGGCTCCGAGCCGCATTCGCAACCGTTGCGAAGTGACGGGTCGTCCGCGGGCTTACTACCGCAAGCTCAAGATGAGCCGTGTCGCCCTGCGCGAGCTGGGCAACATGGGTCAGATCCCCGGCTTGACGAAGTCGAGCTGGTAA
- the rpsH gene encoding 30S ribosomal protein S8 has translation MMINDPLSDMIARIKNAATRKRSSVLTPASRLRQRVLDVLQDEGYIRGYNLVQNPGEFPQFEIELKYFDGQPVIAEIARVSKPGRRVYSAIGDLKPVKNGLGISILSTSKGVMSDAAARDANVGGEVLCRVY, from the coding sequence ATGATGATCAACGATCCCCTGAGCGACATGATCGCTCGCATCAAGAACGCGGCCACCCGCAAGCGTTCGTCGGTGCTCACCCCGGCTTCCCGCCTGCGCCAGCGCGTCCTGGACGTGCTGCAGGACGAGGGCTACATCCGCGGCTACAACCTGGTTCAGAACCCGGGTGAGTTTCCGCAGTTCGAGATCGAGCTGAAGTACTTCGACGGCCAGCCGGTGATCGCCGAGATCGCCCGCGTGTCGAAGCCCGGCCGTCGCGTCTATTCGGCCATCGGCGATCTGAAGCCGGTCAAGAACGGCCTCGGCATCTCGATCCTTTCGACTTCCAAGGGCGTCATGTCTGACGCTGCCGCTCGCGACGCTAACGTCGGCGGCGAAGTCCTGTGCAGGGTCTACTGA
- the rplF gene encoding 50S ribosomal protein L6: protein MSRIGKKTIAVPKGVTVTLDGQNVTVKGPKGERSWTVAEEIEVKQEGDELSLTPRSDTQRAKAMWGLSRTLVANMVTGVTDGFEKTLELVGVGYRAALKGKDLSLQLGFSHDVDIAPPEGVTFAVPKQTEIKISGADKQVVGEIAAVIRKMRPPEPYKGKGVRYQGETVRRKEGKKK, encoded by the coding sequence ATGTCTCGTATCGGCAAGAAAACCATCGCTGTGCCGAAGGGCGTGACTGTCACGCTCGACGGCCAGAACGTCACCGTGAAGGGTCCCAAGGGCGAACGCTCCTGGACCGTCGCCGAAGAGATCGAAGTCAAGCAGGAAGGCGACGAACTGTCGCTGACCCCGCGTTCGGACACGCAGCGCGCCAAGGCCATGTGGGGTCTGTCGCGCACCCTGGTCGCCAACATGGTGACCGGCGTGACCGACGGTTTCGAGAAGACCCTGGAACTGGTCGGCGTGGGTTACCGCGCCGCCCTGAAGGGCAAGGATCTGTCGCTGCAACTCGGCTTCTCGCACGACGTCGACATCGCTCCGCCGGAAGGCGTCACCTTCGCCGTGCCGAAGCAGACCGAGATCAAGATCTCGGGCGCCGACAAGCAGGTCGTTGGTGAAATCGCCGCCGTCATCCGCAAGATGCGTCCGCCGGAGCCCTATAAGGGCAAGGGCGTGCGCTACCAGGGCGAAACCGTCCGGCGCAAGGAAGGCAAGAAGAAGTAA
- the rplR gene encoding 50S ribosomal protein L18 gives MALSLQQQAKRRAERTRRRLKAVANGRLRLSVHRSDKNISAQIIDDAQGITVAAASSLEGGKGSKGSDVAAAAKIGKLIAERAIEKGVTDVVFDRGGYIYHGRVKALAEAAREAGLNF, from the coding sequence ATGGCTCTCTCTCTTCAACAACAAGCCAAGCGCCGCGCCGAGCGCACTCGTCGTCGCCTGAAGGCTGTCGCCAACGGTCGCCTGCGTCTGTCGGTCCACCGTTCGGACAAGAACATCTCGGCTCAGATCATCGACGATGCCCAGGGCATCACGGTGGCCGCCGCCTCGTCGCTGGAAGGCGGCAAGGGTTCCAAGGGTTCGGACGTCGCAGCCGCCGCCAAGATCGGCAAGCTGATCGCCGAGCGCGCCATCGAGAAGGGCGTCACGGACGTCGTCTTCGACCGTGGCGGCTACATCTATCACGGCCGGGTGAAGGCGCTGGCGGAAGCCGCGCGCGAAGCCGGCCTGAACTTCTAA
- the rpsE gene encoding 30S ribosomal protein S5 translates to MAREPQRGGGDRNRRDRNAPAAEGPESDIIEKLVHINRVAATVKGGRRFSFAALMVVGDGKGRVGFGHGKAREVPEAIRKATEEAKKTMIKVPLRENRTLHHDGSGRWGAGKIMMRAAPPGTGVIAGGPMRAVLETLGVQDVVGKSTGSSNPYNMIRATFEALKVQSSPRQIASKRGKKVADLMGRRNDGASAPEAVEG, encoded by the coding sequence ATGGCTCGTGAACCCCAACGCGGCGGCGGCGATCGCAACCGTCGCGACCGCAACGCTCCGGCGGCCGAAGGCCCTGAAAGCGACATCATCGAGAAGCTGGTGCACATCAACCGCGTCGCCGCCACCGTCAAGGGCGGCCGCCGGTTCTCGTTCGCGGCCCTGATGGTCGTCGGCGACGGCAAGGGCCGCGTCGGCTTCGGTCATGGCAAGGCGCGCGAAGTGCCGGAAGCCATCCGCAAGGCGACCGAAGAAGCCAAGAAGACCATGATCAAGGTTCCGCTGCGCGAGAACCGCACCCTGCACCACGACGGCTCGGGCCGTTGGGGCGCCGGCAAGATCATGATGCGCGCTGCCCCTCCGGGCACCGGCGTCATCGCCGGCGGTCCGATGCGTGCGGTCCTCGAAACCCTCGGCGTCCAGGACGTCGTGGGCAAGTCGACCGGCTCGTCGAACCCGTACAACATGATCCGCGCCACCTTCGAGGCGCTCAAGGTCCAGTCGTCGCCGCGCCAGATCGCCTCCAAGCGGGGCAAGAAGGTCGCCGACCTGATGGGCCGCCGCAACGACGGCGCTTCGGCGCCGGAAGCTGTGGAGGGCTGA
- the rpmD gene encoding 50S ribosomal protein L30, with product MAKQDKKTVTIRQTGSPIRRTADQRATLVGLGLNQIGRVSTLEDTPSVRGMIAKVAHMIEVVEG from the coding sequence ATGGCCAAGCAGGACAAGAAGACCGTCACCATCCGCCAGACGGGCAGCCCGATCCGCCGCACGGCCGATCAGCGCGCCACCCTGGTGGGCCTGGGTCTGAACCAGATCGGCCGCGTGTCGACCCTGGAAGACACCCCCTCGGTCCGCGGGATGATCGCCAAGGTCGCCCACATGATCGAAGTGGTCGAAGGCTAA
- the rplO gene encoding 50S ribosomal protein L15 yields MKLNEIRDNEGAHKKRMRVGRGPGSGKGKTAGRGVKGQNSRSGGGKVGFEGGQMPLYMRMPKRGFNTPNTLKLAEVNLWRLQEAVDAGKLDAKAEINGEALVAAGVIRRVKDGVRVLGEGELKAKLNLVVWSASAGAIKAVEAAGGSVTQQRIEAEAKAAARLEKRNAARGKAPEPKAPKGDANKVSARAKRTAAKA; encoded by the coding sequence ATGAAGCTCAACGAAATCCGTGACAACGAAGGCGCCCACAAGAAGCGCATGCGCGTCGGCCGCGGCCCGGGCTCGGGCAAGGGCAAGACCGCCGGTCGCGGCGTCAAGGGTCAGAACTCGCGTTCGGGCGGCGGCAAGGTCGGCTTCGAAGGCGGCCAGATGCCGCTGTACATGCGTATGCCGAAGCGCGGCTTCAACACGCCGAACACGCTGAAGCTGGCTGAAGTCAACCTGTGGCGCCTGCAGGAAGCCGTCGACGCCGGCAAGCTGGACGCCAAGGCCGAGATCAACGGCGAAGCCCTGGTGGCCGCCGGCGTGATCCGTCGCGTCAAGGACGGCGTGCGCGTCCTGGGCGAAGGCGAGCTGAAGGCCAAGCTGAACCTGGTGGTGTGGTCGGCCTCGGCCGGCGCCATCAAGGCGGTGGAAGCCGCCGGCGGTTCGGTGACCCAGCAGCGCATCGAAGCTGAAGCCAAGGCCGCCGCGCGCCTCGAGAAGCGCAACGCCGCCCGTGGCAAGGCCCCTGAGCCCAAGGCTCCGAAGGGCGACGCCAACAAGGTCTCGGCCCGCGCCAAGCGCACCGCCGCCAAGGCCTAA
- the secY gene encoding preprotein translocase subunit SecY — protein sequence MASAAEQLAANMNMGSFAKATELHKRLLFTLGALLVYRIGTYVPIPGINGEAFLAFFQNPDGQRGILDMFNMFSGGAVERMAVFALNVMPYISASIIVQLMGAVYPPWEKLKKEGGESGRKQLNQYTRYLTVFLALAQSFGIAVGLNAQPGLIDQPGLFFIISTVTTLTGGTMFLMWLGEQVTARGVGNGISLIIFAGIVAVLPSTVARMLGLAQQGQMSAFTLLFIAIMAVAVIVFIVFMERAQRRLLIQYPKRQEGNRMTGGERSFLPLKVNTAGVIPAIFASSLLMLPTTVAQFTANANLPDWMSWLPLVTAQLTHGQPVFMILYALLIVFFCFFYTSITFNPEDTAENLRKYGGFLPGIRPGKRTAEYLDYVLTRLTVIGAAYITAVCLLPEFLVSSLGNSLYFGGTSILIVVSVTMDTVAQIQSHLLAHQYEGLIKKAKLRGRGRGGSAPARR from the coding sequence ATGGCTTCGGCCGCTGAACAACTTGCTGCCAATATGAACATGGGCTCGTTCGCCAAGGCGACCGAGCTGCACAAGCGCCTGCTGTTCACGCTGGGCGCGCTGCTGGTCTATCGGATCGGCACCTATGTTCCGATCCCTGGGATCAACGGCGAGGCCTTCCTGGCCTTCTTCCAGAACCCGGACGGCCAGCGCGGCATCCTGGACATGTTCAACATGTTCTCGGGCGGCGCCGTCGAGCGCATGGCCGTGTTCGCCCTGAACGTCATGCCCTACATCTCGGCGTCGATCATCGTCCAGCTGATGGGCGCGGTGTATCCGCCGTGGGAGAAGCTGAAGAAGGAAGGCGGCGAGTCGGGCCGCAAGCAGCTGAACCAGTACACCCGCTATCTGACGGTGTTCCTGGCCCTGGCGCAGTCCTTCGGCATCGCCGTGGGCCTGAACGCCCAGCCCGGCCTGATCGACCAGCCCGGCCTGTTCTTCATCATCTCGACGGTCACCACCCTGACCGGCGGCACCATGTTCCTGATGTGGCTGGGTGAGCAGGTGACGGCGCGCGGCGTCGGCAACGGCATCTCCCTGATCATCTTCGCCGGCATCGTGGCGGTCCTGCCGTCGACCGTGGCGCGCATGCTGGGCCTGGCTCAGCAGGGCCAGATGTCGGCCTTCACCCTGCTGTTCATCGCCATCATGGCGGTGGCGGTCATCGTCTTCATCGTCTTCATGGAGCGCGCCCAGCGCCGTCTCCTGATCCAGTATCCGAAGCGCCAGGAAGGCAACCGCATGACCGGCGGCGAGCGCAGCTTCCTGCCGCTGAAGGTCAACACCGCGGGCGTGATCCCGGCCATCTTCGCCTCGTCGCTGCTGATGCTGCCGACGACGGTGGCCCAGTTCACCGCCAATGCGAACCTGCCGGACTGGATGAGCTGGCTGCCCCTGGTGACGGCCCAGCTGACCCACGGCCAGCCGGTGTTCATGATCCTGTACGCCCTGCTGATCGTCTTCTTCTGCTTCTTCTACACCTCGATCACCTTCAACCCCGAGGACACGGCCGAGAACCTGCGCAAGTACGGCGGCTTCCTGCCGGGCATTCGTCCGGGCAAGCGCACGGCCGAGTATCTGGACTACGTCCTGACGCGCCTGACGGTGATCGGCGCCGCCTACATCACCGCCGTCTGCCTGCTGCCGGAGTTCCTGGTCAGCAGCCTGGGCAACAGCCTGTACTTTGGCGGAACGTCTATCTTGATCGTGGTCTCGGTGACGATGGACACTGTCGCCCAGATCCAGTCGCACCTGCTGGCGCACCAGTATGAGGGGCTGATCAAGAAGGCCAAGTTGCGCGGCCGTGGCCGGGGCGGTTCCGCTCCTGCCCGTCGCTGA
- a CDS encoding adenylate kinase, whose protein sequence is MNLILFGPPAAGKGTQAKRLVEGRGMVQLSTGDMLRAAIASGSELGLKVKDVLARGDLVTDEIVIALIEARLPEAEAAGGAIFDGFPRTVAQAEALDAMLAKRGAQIDRVIRLKVDDAALTDRIGKRFAEQGRADDNPETFKDRLAVYNRQTAPLLPYYEEQGKLTEVDGMGDIAAVAGAIDAALDA, encoded by the coding sequence ATGAACCTGATCCTGTTCGGGCCGCCCGCGGCCGGCAAGGGCACCCAGGCCAAGCGTCTGGTCGAGGGGCGAGGCATGGTCCAGCTGTCGACCGGCGACATGCTGCGCGCGGCCATCGCCTCCGGCTCCGAGCTGGGGCTGAAGGTCAAGGACGTGCTGGCGCGCGGCGACCTCGTCACCGACGAGATCGTCATCGCCCTGATCGAGGCCCGCCTGCCGGAGGCCGAGGCCGCCGGCGGCGCCATCTTCGACGGCTTCCCCCGCACGGTGGCCCAGGCCGAGGCCCTGGATGCCATGCTGGCCAAGCGCGGCGCCCAGATCGACCGCGTCATCCGCCTCAAGGTCGACGACGCCGCCCTGACCGACCGTATCGGCAAGCGCTTCGCCGAGCAGGGCCGGGCCGACGACAACCCCGAGACCTTCAAGGACCGCCTGGCCGTCTATAATCGCCAGACCGCGCCGCTGCTCCCCTACTATGAAGAGCAGGGCAAGCTGACCGAAGTGGACGGCATGGGCGACATCGCTGCGGTTGCCGGCGCCATCGACGCGGCCCTGGACGCCTGA
- a CDS encoding energy transducer TonB gives MQPKRMKHWRWGAAGLVALLHLGAFALLGQVRPEARFTPAVAPIIVDLVRPEAPPPPPPPPPPEPARTQGGGAPAAPSVVRPARPRPVQPRPEVTAPPRPAPEQPLVVGAAPAPSPTPGPGQGGQGTGSGGGIGSGVGPGVGDGPPRIIRGPSVGELRDLHPPEAFRRRIGGRATLACRVRLDTTLSDCRLVDETPTGMGFGQAALAAARYFRFRPPTQNGAPIDGREVRVGVEWP, from the coding sequence TTGCAGCCGAAACGAATGAAGCATTGGCGCTGGGGCGCGGCGGGGCTTGTGGCTCTTCTGCACCTCGGCGCCTTTGCGCTTTTGGGGCAGGTGCGGCCCGAGGCGCGTTTCACGCCCGCCGTGGCGCCGATCATCGTCGACCTGGTCCGGCCGGAGGCCCCGCCGCCGCCGCCGCCACCGCCGCCGCCTGAACCGGCCCGCACTCAGGGCGGCGGCGCGCCCGCCGCGCCTTCCGTCGTCCGCCCTGCGCGCCCGCGTCCCGTCCAGCCGAGGCCGGAGGTCACGGCGCCGCCGCGACCTGCGCCCGAACAGCCCCTCGTCGTCGGCGCGGCGCCCGCGCCCAGCCCGACGCCCGGGCCGGGACAGGGCGGGCAGGGGACGGGCAGCGGCGGGGGAATCGGATCCGGCGTCGGGCCCGGCGTGGGCGACGGCCCGCCGCGCATCATCCGCGGGCCGTCGGTGGGGGAATTGCGCGACCTGCACCCGCCCGAGGCCTTCCGTCGTCGAATCGGCGGGCGGGCGACCCTGGCTTGTCGGGTCCGGCTGGACACCACCTTGTCGGACTGCCGCCTGGTTGACGAGACGCCGACGGGGATGGGATTCGGTCAGGCGGCTCTTGCGGCCGCGCGATATTTCCGCTTTCGTCCTCCGACGCAGAATGGAGCGCCGATCGATGGCCGAGAGGTCCGGGTGGGGGTCGAATGGCCTTGA
- the rpsM gene encoding 30S ribosomal protein S13, giving the protein MARIAGVNIPTNKRVEIALQYIHGIGAHNAKEITAKIGIEPARRVNQLTDAEILQIRETIDRDYTVEGDLRRETSMNIKRLMDLACYRGLRHRKGLPVRGQRTHTNARTRKGPAKPIAGKKK; this is encoded by the coding sequence GTGGCCCGTATCGCTGGCGTCAACATTCCGACCAACAAGCGCGTCGAAATCGCGCTTCAGTACATCCACGGCATTGGCGCGCACAACGCCAAGGAGATCACGGCCAAGATCGGCATCGAGCCGGCTCGCCGCGTGAACCAGCTGACCGACGCCGAGATCCTGCAGATCCGCGAGACGATCGACCGCGACTACACCGTCGAGGGCGACCTGCGCCGCGAGACGTCGATGAACATCAAGCGCCTGATGGACCTGGCCTGCTACCGCGGCCTGCGTCACCGTAAGGGCCTGCCGGTCCGCGGTCAGCGCACCCACACCAACGCTCGCACCCGCAAGGGTCCGGCCAAGCCGATCGCCGGCAAGAAGAAGTAA
- the rpsK gene encoding 30S ribosomal protein S11: MAKEPGRVKRRERKNITSGVAHVNASFNNTMVTITDAQGNAISWSSAGHMGFKGSRKSTPYAAQMAAEDAGKKAAEHGVKTLEVNVSGPGSGRESALRALQAVGMTITTIRDVTPMPHNGCRPPKRRRV; encoded by the coding sequence ATGGCTAAGGAACCGGGTCGCGTTAAGCGCCGCGAACGCAAGAACATCACTTCGGGCGTGGCCCATGTGAACGCCTCGTTCAACAACACCATGGTGACCATCACCGACGCTCAAGGGAACGCGATTTCCTGGTCGTCGGCCGGTCACATGGGCTTCAAGGGCTCGCGCAAGTCGACGCCGTACGCCGCCCAGATGGCTGCGGAAGACGCCGGCAAGAAGGCCGCCGAGCACGGCGTGAAGACGCTGGAAGTGAACGTCTCGGGTCCGGGTTCGGGCCGTGAGTCGGCCCTGCGCGCCCTGCAGGCCGTCGGCATGACGATCACGACCATCCGTGACGTGACGCCGATGCCGCACAACGGCTGCCGTCCGCCGAAGCGCCGTCGCGTCTAA